Genomic segment of Populus nigra chromosome 14, ddPopNigr1.1, whole genome shotgun sequence:
TTTTATTTGTAGAAAGGAAACATTTTTTTCAGGCACATATTTGTATCCTCTATCCTCGacacaaaacaatatcatttaattGACAGTATTTTTATGATGACAAATCTACCCTTGTCAAGATCACATCTCTTAGGTTTTATTGGGTTTTGCCATCATTTATGTATCGGCAATTTCGGCGTATCTCTCCTGCATTTCCCGTTAGCACATTGATGTTTCCCATCCTACTCATTGATAGAGCAAGTGACCTTCTTAAGTACTCAAAACCACCAGCAAATTCTTGTGTTATCTGTAGTGTGTCATTGCTGAAAAGTAGTTGCTGATCAACTCCTAGGACAGACTGGTAGGAGAGAACCCTCTTGTAGAAGGATTCTGTGAAGGTGTATTTAGAGCTAGATTCTGGGTTTAGAAACACCAGTGGGTCAGATTGGCCCTTTTTGGTTCTTTGGGGACATTGCTTTCTCATTTGATCTGCAAATGCTTTGTTCATGCTTGGGTCTGGCCTTCCGGTATTGTTGAAATTGTACAGTCGGTCCAAAATGTAGCGACAGTGTGTTCTCCCCATTGAGTGTGCCCCTGATAAGAGTCATATGAGAATTGCCAGAATATGAACTTAAATTTGGGGCAATATGTGGAAGTACCTCTTGACTTGGCACATTTGCATTTGactgactttttttcttttcaacttgaACTTCTTTAGAATCACGGCAGTTACTAAGTTACGTGGGACAAGATTTTAACATTAAGATTATAGAAAAACCTTCGAACTAAGGAACACATTTATAGATTCGTCAAATATTACTGATTTCTCGAGTTGTAATACTTTCAGTGCTTACCTAATAGTGTTCCCAGGTCCAACACATCCAGGCCTCTAGACTTGAAATATGCCAATGCTTCTCCCCCTGAGATGGATGGTGATGGGAGATCCACCGTTGCTGCTTTTGATGACACTCCATCCCTTCTTCCTGTAAACACGGGATAAGCTGGTCCGCCTGCCTGTTGGGTAGATGGGTTATAGATTAGTAACAAAATTTAAGTGTCCatgaagtttttatttgaatttaggCAAAATAGGCTATTGCGCTACTGTGTCTAGGGCAATATGCAGGGTGTGTAGGATGTTACCAAATGAACAGCATCCCTGGTAGCCAGGTTGAGAATATCAGCACAAGACACAACACCAGGACACCGTATCTCAAgaacttcttttattttgtcaatggcCGCAAATCCTCCGAGACCCGAGTTTTGTGGAGCTGTCTTCTCTGAGTCTGGTCCGTCAAGAAGAATCGATGCATCACAGCCCTAAGTTAGATAAGAAGAAACAGGTACTAATTATTTCTCAGCAAGTGAAATGGCTTGCCTTGCTTGGTAAAGACACCGAATAAGAGTGGAAGGAAGAAAACGTAGAATAAGATTGAATGGTTGAGAGAGACATACAGTCACAAAGCAATCCGAGTAGAGCAACCGAAGAAGCTTGGCAGTAATGCTTCTATCTGCCTTCCAAAATAACTCTACCTGGTGCCTAACAAACTCCTCTGCATAGGTGCATGTAGTATGCTGCCGGTAGTAATGCCATTTCAACTTTACCGGTGGTTGCAGTGTTATCCCGGCATCCACATTTGCTATACACAAGCATAATGCAGTAGCCAGTAGCAGGAAAAACACGCACTGCTGACCTCTACTCATGTTATCTCCAAGCTATTTCACTCCGAATGCAGCAAGCTTTGTTAACTGATCATGGAATGCATGAACGACGATTTAGTTCTTTTATAGACCAGCTTTTCGGGGTAGTCCACGTGGCATTAGGTTGGATTAAATTCGATAAATAAACTATTTATATAGTTCTTAATTATAATGTTTAGTCTATGATGTTAGTATTAAGGCACCGTGTGAGGGCACACGGCAACTCACATGCTCCAAGGTGTGTTCAACATTCTTCTACGCCATTTTGCTATCAAGCAACGAAGGAAACGTTATCAGTCAGTAAGGAACGTGTAAGCATGTGATCTTTACCTTGGATTTAGGGTTTTCATTCCACTAGGCACAATTTTATGTGATCCCAAATTTTTTTAGGTATCTAGAGTGTCATTAACATTTATGTGGTGTGTTGTCCTAGATGATGAAAATAGTGTATGTTGTTCTGAAATTTCacttacaaatatattaaaataatatattttttttaatttttaaaatttaattttaatacaagtACAtcatgattcaaaaataaaaaaaattaaattaaaaaaatcatttttaaaaaaaatgaccacGCAGCAATTACAAACACTCCTGCCAGTAATTATGAATCATTTACTAGTGTTCGATTTTGTGGACATGATTATCTCATAATAATACCAGTAGCCCACTGTTGTCTTAACACATACATGAGCACGAGTCTCGATTGTTTGTAATTAACGTGCAGTTATCAAAAACGAATCTTATAGTGATTAATGAAACTAGATTATTTAACCTAGTCAGGTCTAGGATCTCAGACAATTGCAACACCTAAAAATCATTTcttaccagaaaaaaaatagtttggttACCCGACAAATCAGAGACATGGAAGCTAGTCTATAACTATGGAAGTATGGTAATATACcaaataagataaatttatcatattttggAAAGAGTGAACTATTATTTCACGGGATCCCATATATATTTGAGTTGCTATTTTCGAGTAAAAGGGGAAACTATTCAAATCTCTAATTGCGAGACTGAAATTTTTCGATTGAAGGTATTGCGATGGAGATTTACAATTAGATGTACTTGGACATTAATCCACTTCAAAAGCCTTGTAGTGTATGTATTTGGGATTTTGAGGGAGTTTTTTTATGATCACGAGAAATTTACTCCAGCCAaggacttttttattttattatcacaaGAAATTCACTCCTACTACCTTGCTTAGGATatataggttttgtttttttaggctaCATATACCATGATAGCTGGAGGTTCTTTAGCTCAAAGACTATGGAGCTACTTGACGGATTATCGATTTAGCATGGTGATTCAACTCGAAATTTGATCCAAGTTTAGTTTTACTTTGAatctttttagatattaatttgattaaatttgagTAATTTATAACCTAGAAGAGTTTTTGTTAGGTTAActctaagaatttttttttataaaaaaccagAAGCCATATCATTGATCCAAGTTGTTCGATAATTTAGTGACCCGAACTCTAAACCAAATCATACCCTTTAGAAGAaggcataaataaaaataaggtaTTTGGATAAAAGAAGACGATATTATCTCAGGCAAGGTGGTGTTGCTGCTTTGATTTGTAGCTAATTTCAAACCAAATCTAATCCCTctagaaaaaatcatttgaaatgcatttactaaacatattatcatataAACGTTAGattaattttgaagttaatGGCACAGAAAGGTTCCATTATTATAGTCTTTAGTGATTATTTTATTCgataatataaaatgatattctCAAATCATTTTATGTGTCAAGCAAGATTAAAGATTTTCTCCAAACAATCGTAAAAAAACACTCTTTAATTAATCAGTATGGCGCattcgaggaaaaaaaaatctctcgaAGTGCTGGATTCAAGATTCGAAttcagaaaatttaaaaaaacacaacatctTTAAAGCCACTGGCTTCAGATTTCTCTTTGATGATTTCTACATACGTTATATTATGTGATAATTAATGGGCAATTTGCAGCAGCTGATACAACTGTAAAGTTACTTGAATTGTATTTGGCTGCTTAATTGAAGGTCAAGTCTAAAACATGCAACACGAAATTAGTTAAAGAAGCAACATCCGACTTTTGCCTTAGGAGGCTAGAAATCATGGTCCCAAAGAGAAATCTGAGGTCTTTTTAAGGCCTTTCTTCTCATGGGATTCCAAAGAGATGTTTGCAGACCTGAGGTAAGAGCAAGGCTCAGCTTAAAAAACCATGGATTTGCTATTTCTATGCCAGGtttgaaatgaaattgaaaggtcTAGGTTCAAGCTTTGTTTTGTCAAAAAGCCAAATACTTTACCACTTACTTGGCTTTTTGCCAATCCCTTTAGGCTTTGGTTGAAATGAAAGGTTTTGGTCTTAAAACTTGCTT
This window contains:
- the LOC133673195 gene encoding probable peroxidase 26; the encoded protein is MSRGQQCVFFLLLATALCLCIANVDAGITLQPPVKLKWHYYRQHTTCTYAEEFVRHQVELFWKADRSITAKLLRLLYSDCFVTGCDASILLDGPDSEKTAPQNSGLGGFAAIDKIKEVLEIRCPGVVSCADILNLATRDAVHLAGGPAYPVFTGRRDGVSSKAATVDLPSPSISGGEALAYFKSRGLDVLDLGTLLGAHSMGRTHCRYILDRLYNFNNTGRPDPSMNKAFADQMRKQCPQRTKKGQSDPLVFLNPESSSKYTFTESFYKRVLSYQSVLGVDQQLLFSNDTLQITQEFAGGFEYLRRSLALSMSRMGNINVLTGNAGEIRRNCRYINDGKTQ